From Pseudomonas fluorescens:
CAAGGTGGCTGCTATCAAATCAACTATATCGCAATAGATATTCGATCGGGCAATAGCCCCATTCCTGAAGGAAATAAACGATCTAACTGGCGCGAACAAATTCTGGCGAGGCGTCACACCGGGCGGTGCTGCAATTCCAGGGTGATACTGACTCGCCGCGTGAAGATGATCAGGATTTCCACCCATCCCTTGCCTCGACGCCGACGTGCAACTCGGGCAGCGACGAGGCGACTCAAGACATTGCCGACCCAAGCTGAGCCCGGTGACTAATCGGCAGACGGCTCCAGTGCGCGCATAAAATCGTCAGCCTCTGACCCCGCCGGGAATCTGAAACCCTGCATTTCATCGGTGGCCAGGATGTCGCTGAGCACGTCACGCAATTGCATCTCCGTCGGCGAATCTCGCAGCACCGTGTGCGCGTTCAACAGCAGCTCGGCAGCAACCCCATGGACACGCGCGGCGTCGATCACCGCAAAGAGCATAAACCGCAGGCGAATCTCGCGATCAGTGGGCCAAACCGTTTTTCGCTTACCCAAGGTAGGGCCTCATATTTAAGAAAAATCCGAGGCTATTGCCGACCGGGAAGCGTTTCAAGTTGCGAGATGCAAGATAGGCCATTTCCTACAGAGGAAACGGAAGCACCGCACTATCTGGCGCAGAGCGCAAGGTCGGGGGATTTCATTGCACCGGCAGGAAATTCATCAATAACAGGCTTTGCGCATAGTTAAGGCCAATACGTCGGTAGCGCTCATCGAGCATCTGGGTCAGCAGGTCGAGGCGCGCGACGATCTTGCCGAACTCCACCGCAAAACTGAGGTTGCTGCCCTCCTCCGAGATCTCGTTAGAAAACAACAGCAGCACGCCATTGGCATCCTGGCGTTGGCTGAGCAACCAGGTTGCCTTCTCGATGTTGCGCGCAGCGTTATTGACGAACTGCGGATTGATCGAGTCGGAAATGTAGAACTGCGTGCGCCCACCGTGTGCGGTGACGAGCATGCTGCCAATCGCGTAGATAAACGCCCCCACCCGGTCGCCGCGAAACTCAGGGCTCAAGGAATAGCTCAATGCCGCCAGGTCACGACGATCCCCCAGGGCGGGCAATGGTTGACGATTCTCGATGGCCTTGCGAATTTCCCGCGCCGCGCTCACCGCGTCCGGGTACCCCGATTGACGCCACTGGTTGGGGTTACGCAGATAAAGTTTGTTCATCAATAGATACAAGCTTTGCAGGTTGTCGCGCATGCCCAGGGTGGCCATACGATCGACGCTGGTCTGGAAGAATTCATCGGGCTTGCCGTTACTGAATTGCTTGGCGATATCGCGTCCCTGCTGCTGAGTGCAAGCGCTGGCACACCCCATCAACACGACCGCCAGCAGCAACGGCCGGCGCGTCCAAAAGGCGGTAAAAACAGGCAAAGTACGCGGCATCGGCACCCGATCTAGTTGTTCTGGCCACACGCAGTATGAGTGTCGCTGGCACAACGATAGATCCAGAAAACTCGAAAAAGTGCAGAGGGGCGGCAGAAAACCCGGCGCCGGGCCGGGTTCGCTGGGCTCAAGCGCTTGAATCAGTTGTCAGGATGCTCGCTCGCCAGCGAGTTGGCGGCGTCGACATCAGACATCTCTTCTTCAAGTGGTGCCCTATCCTCTGGGGGGCAATGCTCGGCAGCCTGGGCCGGCACGAACAGTGCTGGAGAATCTCATCCCTACAGGACGTGGCCGCCAGGAACCCGCCGAAAACGGCTGGCTTGGATGGGAGATAGACAGCCAGGCTACGTCGAACGCCCGGCATTACGGTCATGTTGTTTTTTTACGCCTTTCCCGCCCCTTCGTTCATATTGATGGTGAATAAACCAGACGACCAAGAGCAGTCCTGACAGACCGATAATGAACAACAACAGCTCTATTGCGGCACCTTCATGTGAAAACATGTTTCGTTCCTCGTCCTGAAGTATCGCGCCTCAAAAACGGGCGCTTCCGAAATTGTTAGTAACAATTCATACATTTTCAGGGTAGACGCCAACGTCGGAGGTGACAACCCCAAAAACCTCAGAACCCTTGATCTAGACACGTCACTCGTCGAAAAACCTCCGCACCCATCGCTCGAGGCAGGGCAACCTCCACGCAATGAGGGGGGGGGGCATTGCCGCAGCGTTACTGACGTCGGCAACTCGCTGGGACCGTGTCCCAGCCACTTACAGGCTGTTTTTCTCACTCAATGGCAATGATGCAATGATCTCAGCGCGGCACGTTTCCAGTATTTCATCGGCGAGAGACGAATCATCCGGACACGCCCGTGACAACATGACGGCACCGATGGCATGTGCCAGCAAGTTGATCATTTTTGCCCGAACGTCTTGCCCCATCGTATCCAGCCCCTTCAGGTACTTTTCCTCAAGTGCTGCCAGCGTGCTCTCTAATCCGTCCGCAAAGGTCGCCTTCAGCTCATTTGACTGACGAGCAGCGTCACCACATAGCGCTGCCATCGTACAACCCACTCCCCTGCCGTCCCTGTGATCCCTCGACACGTAAAGATTTACAAACCCGGGAAGGTCAAGATCGCAGGTACTCGTGAGAGATTTTGCAAGACTGTTTTCTGCGGCTTCAGCCATCAAATCGGCCTTAGAGCCAAAGTGCTTGTAAAAGCCGCCCTGAGTAAAACCGGCAGTCGCCATGAGTTCTGCCACACCCACACCATCATAGCCACGCTCACGAAACAGCTCTGACGCCGTCTCCACTATATGGGCTCGATTGGCGAGCGATTGCGTCTTGGTGATCTTCATTTCGCGCCCCTGGGACTCCTGAACAATGGCCTGACTATACTCTGATGTCGATCGCAATCAAAACCGTTGACAGCATTGATTATGATCGACATCATAAAAACACCGCCGCATGTCTCTGGGGCTGCGCGCAGGGCTGAACAGCCCTGAAAACTGCATCGCTTATCCACGTCCACTCAAGAGCATTCATTTATGAGCATCCCTGAAACCGTACTGATTACCGGCGCCTCGACAGGCATTGGCGCAACCTACGCCGAGCGTTTTGCCCAACGTGGCCACAACCTGGTACTGGTTGCCCGCGACAAAAGCCGGTTAGACGCACTGTCCTCCCGGCTGCGCGAGCAACACGGTGTTTCCATTGACGTGATCCAGGCTGACCTGACTCAAACCAATGATCTGATCACCGTCGAAGCTCGCCTACGTGATGACGCCCGTATCGGCATCCTTGTGAATAATGCCGGAGCCGCGCAATCGGGCAGCTTCATCGAGCAATCCACCGACAGCATTGCCAACCTGGTCGCGCTCAACACCACCGCATTGGTACGCCTCGCCAGCGCCATCGCCCCACGCCTGGCACACGCCGGTAATGGTGCGATTATCAATATTGGCTCGGTCGTGGGGCTGGCGCCGGAATTCGGGATGAGCGTCTACGGTGCGACCAAGGCGTTTGTCCTGTTTCTATCGCAAGGGTTGAGCCTTGAACTCTCGCCCAAAGGCGTCTACGTGCAAGCTGTACTCCCCGCGGCCACCCGTACGGAAATCTGGGAACGTGCAGGTATCGATATCAATACCCTGAGCGAAGTCATGAACGTGAGCGACCTGGTCGATGCTGCGCTGGTGGGTTTTGATCGTCGCGAGCCGGTGACCATTCCGCCGTTACAAGACGCCGCGCGTTGGGATGCTCTGCAGTCTGCCCGCCAAGGTTTGCTTTCAGAGATTCGCCAATCGGTAGTCGCCGAGCGCTATCAAGCCCAGGCGTGATTGTCACGCTGCAAGTGCTGATACGCATACGTTGAGGTAAAGGCGCTTGTTGCAAAGGTTCTAACATTACGTTGGGGTGCGCATGCTGTCAGCCCATTGAAGCCAGAGAACTGAAGCATGAAAGCCTTCCTGATCGACCGCTACGGCGAGAACCATGGACATATTGGCGAGGTACCGGTACCTGAACCAGGCATCTACGACGTGCTGGTCAAAGTACATGCCAGTAGCGTCAATATGCTGGATTCGAAGATTGCCAAAGGCGAATTCAAGCTGATCCTGCCGTATTCATTCCCTTTGATCCTGGGTAATGACCTAGCCGGCGTCGTGGTTCGCGTGGGGTCGGGCGTGCAGCACTTCAAGCCGGGTGACGAAGTCTATGCACGCCCACCCGAATCGCGCATTGGCACCTTTGCCGAGATGATTGCGGTGGAGGAAAGTGCCCTTGCGCTGAAACCCAACAATATCACCCTGCAAGAAGCGGCTTCTCTTCCCTTGGTTGCACTGACCGCCTGGCAGGTGCTGGTTGAAACAGCCCGGTTGAAGAAGGGGCAAAAAGTCTTTATCCACGCAGGTTCCGGTGGAGTCGGCACAGTGGCCATCCAGCTTGCAAAACATCTGGGGGCCTTTGTTGCGACGACGACCAGTACAAGTAACGTGGCTTGGGTTAAGGCGTTGGGAGCAGACGTCGTCATCGACTACACGCAGCAAAAATTCGAAAACGTCTTGCGCGACTACGATGTCGTATTGAACAGCCTCGGCCCGGTCGAGCTGGAAAAATCACTCAGTATTCTCAAGCCTGGCGGCCAGCTTATTTCTATCTCTGGGCCACCGACGGCGGAGTTCGCAAAAGAACAGAAGCTGTTCTGGGGGCTGGGTTGGGTAATGCGCCTGTTGAGCAGCGGCATACGCAGAAAAGCCCGCAAACAGAACGTCAGTTATGCGTTCGTGTTCATGCGTGCGAGCGGCGCTCAGTTGAAGAAAATCACTGCGCTTGTCGAGTCTGGCGTTATCACACCTGTCATCGACCGGAGCTTCCCTTTCGAGTCAACGGCTGAGGCCTTGAGTTATGTGGAACGGGGCAGAGCCAAAGGTAAGGTGATCATTAAGCTCATATGACTACAACGAGTACTCGATAACTGAAGCTCAGGGCAAGGGCTCATGTCTTTTGCCGTCAGACGTGTGCGAGCAACACCGCCAACAGTAGTCTGGCGCCCATTAATGCTGGAGCAATAACGTTGAACTCACACCTTGCTATAACCGAAAGCAACTCACGGACACACTGGAGCCCCCAATGAAAACCTCTTCCGAAAGAACCGCGATAGTGACCGGTGCATCATCCGGGATTGGCCAAGCGACTGCCGAGGCTCTGCTGCGTGCTGGGTATAGGGTATTTGGCACGAGTCGCAAGGCTGGTGCCAGTCCAACGCAGGTGTCCATGCTCACCTGCGATGTGACAGACGACAACTCTGTCAGTGCTCTCGTCTCCACCGTGCTCGCCCAGACCGGGCGGATCGATCTGTTGGTCAATAATGCCGGCATTGGCCTGCTGGGCGGCGCCGAAGAGTTCTCGATCCCACAGGTGCAGGCATTGTTTGATGTCAATCTGTTCGGCGTAATCCGTATGACCAACGCGGTATTGCCTTCGATGCGACAACGTGGCCAAGGGCGCATCATCAATATCGGATCTATTTTGGGATTAATACCCGCGCCCTACTCCGCTCATTATTCGGCGGTCAAGCACGCTCTAGAGGGCTATTCGGAATCCCTTGATCACGAGGTTCGAGCCTTCGATATTCGCGTCTCGGTCATCGAGCCGGCATTCGTGCGTACCGTTTTCGATCAAAACAGCATTGAACCGGACGCGCCGTTGAAAGAGTACGATCAGGCTCGATCAGGGTTCCGGGCACTGCTCGGCGAGGTGATGCCAAAAGCCGATCTTCCTGAAGTCGTGGCAGCGGTCATAGTCAAAGCGGCGACCGATTTCCAGCCTCAGCATCGCTACACGGCCGGCAAGACAGCGCGACAAATCAGTCTGCTGCGCCGCTTTGCCCCCGCAGGACTCTTCGACAAAGCCCTGCGTAAGCAATTCCGCCTGCCGGTTTGAGCAACACGCCCTGGTGTCCGCGACTATCGGGTTAACACTCAGGGTTGAGGGCAAGCATTACTGCGCAGGGCGACAAGATCATCGAACCGCTATCGCCTTAATCGAATGCTCCGTTGAGCACCTCGTAAATTATGCCGGAGGCAATTGCCACCAGTATCAAATCGGTGCCCGCTTGTTGCCACTCGTAGCCGTCGTAATGGGGCAACCTGCCCAGCAACCGGCCATCCAGCTTCTTGGCGATGCCTGGAGGAAGAGGTTTTCCCCTAGCCAGGTTCTTTTGTATTCCGGGCGGCAGTGACGGACCTGGGCGCCAATAGTCACGATAGCCACCAACCACACCCAATACACCGCCCCGGTCAATGCTAGGCCCGCGCGCCCAATCATCCCCGCTCGAACCTTTCCCCTTGTTACCCTGGTTGCCATGGCCTTGACCACCTTGGGAGTTGCCTTTTCCATTGCCTTGGCCCTTCCCATTACCAGGGTCGGCCACAGCCGCCACAGAGCCAACAGCCAAAGCAAGGCAGGTAACAGCGGCTACAAGCGAGCGAGATTTAAACATGACCGTTTTCTCCAAAAGGGATTACCCCTTGAAAGGTAGACGGTATTGTCGGTTTTAGTTTCGCCCTCTCCCGACTCGCTGCATCCGGTGGTCAGGGCGGCGCCTATCTGGGGTAAGACGCGTGCCCCTCCGTCGGCTGGCTCGGCATATACCGGTCCGGGCATCGGCGGGCATGCCCTCTTCTGCCACTACCAGCAAGGCCCGACCGAGTAACCGAGACGGTTTACCGACGTGGCGCGCAGATCGTAAAGCCATCCGGCTAACCGTAACTCGCCACGAGTTGCGGCAACTGCCTGAAATGATGCGGAAACGATCATATTTTCAGAGGGCGGCGGTACCAGCCCCCAGAAACGCAATAGCCCCGCAGTGCGGGGCTTTCATTTGAATCTTGGCGGGAAACCAGGGATTCGAACACTCGCAAACGTAATCACCTCCGATGAGGGTGCGACTGATATGGCAAGTACAGGCCAGGACAACGACGCATGTCATACCTTGAAGCGCGCCACCAGATGATTGAGTTCAATAGCCAGGTTGGCCATCTCACTGCAGGCGCTGGCGGTCTGATTGGCACCTGCCGAGCTCTGTATCGACAGTTCTCGGATGCTGGTCAGGTTCTGGTCTGCCTCGCGGGCCACCTGAGCCTGCTCTTCGGAGGCGGTGGCGATCAGCAGGTTGCGATCATTGATCTGGGCTATGGCCTCAGCGATTTGCTTGAGCGACAGGTCGGCATTCTGCGCCACAGAGATTGAGCTGCTGGCCATCTGGGCACTGACGTTCATGGCGCCCACTGCCTGGGTCGAGTCCGCCTGAATCGCGCTGATCATCTGTTCGATTTCCTGGGTCGACTGCTGGGTGCGGTGGGCCAGGGCACGCACTTCATCAGCCACCACCGCAAAGCCGCGACCTTGCTCGCCCGCGCGGGCAGCTTCAATAGCAGCGTTAAGCGCCAGCAAGTTGGTCTGCTCGGCAATCGCGCGAATCACTTCGACCACCTTACTGATGTCCTGAGCTTTGCCTGACAAGGCTTTGACCTGGTCACCCGTGCTGGCCACGTTGCTGGCCAGACTTTCGATGGCTTTGAGGGTCTGCGCCACATTCTCGATACCCGAGCGCGTGAATTCCATGGACTCGCGGGAAGATTGGGCGGCGGCGTCGGCATTACGTGCCACCTCGTCCACCGCAGCGCTCATTTCGGTCACTGCCGTCGCGGCCTGATTGACCTCATCGTTCTGTCGCACCAACCCGCGACTGGCCTCTTCGGTTACAGCAGTCATTTCTTCAGACGCTGACGCCAATTGGGTGGAGGAATCGGCGATACGAGCGATGGTTTCCCGCAGGTTGCCCTGCATCTTCGCCAAAGCGGCCAGCAGGCGACCGGCTTCATCACGGCCAATGATCACGACCTCCTTGGACAGGTCGCTGCCGGCGATGCGCTCGGCCACGGCCAACGCATCGCTAATGGGCGTCGTAATGCTGCGGGTCAGCATTGCAGCCAGCACCACGGTAAGTATGACGGTCGCCACCAGCAAGCCAATCACCAGCGTCACACCATTGCTGTACGTCGCGGCAGCATCCAGACCTGAACGCTTGGCGCCCTCATCGTTGAAGTCCGCAAGCTTGTTCAGGTTGTCTTGCAGGGTATTGGTCATCGGACTGATGCGGGTGTTGATCAGGGCAACAGCTGCGGCGTCATCACCACTTCGCAACAAAGGCTCCAGCTCATCCAACAGCTTGAAATACTGCTGCACATCGCCTTCGACTGCCCGGTAGAGCTCATTCTCTGCCGGCCCGGTAACCAGGGGCTCGTAATGGCTGATGGTGTCCTTCAGCGTACTGCGGTAGCCGCTCAACGAAGCGATGCGGGTTTGGCGCTGTTGTTCGTCAGTGGTCACGGTGATACGGATACTTTCCAGACGCAGACGCAAGACGCCCACCTGCATCTTGCCAATCTCACGGATGCTCGCCATCCAATTAGTTTCGACATCTTGCTCCGACTCTCGAAGCTTGCCCATTTGCATCACGGCGACAATGCCCAGAGCAAAAACCACTAGGACAATGAGTGAGAA
This genomic window contains:
- a CDS encoding TetR/AcrR family transcriptional regulator; this translates as MKITKTQSLANRAHIVETASELFRERGYDGVGVAELMATAGFTQGGFYKHFGSKADLMAEAAENSLAKSLTSTCDLDLPGFVNLYVSRDHRDGRGVGCTMAALCGDAARQSNELKATFADGLESTLAALEEKYLKGLDTMGQDVRAKMINLLAHAIGAVMLSRACPDDSSLADEILETCRAEIIASLPLSEKNSL
- a CDS encoding SDR family NAD(P)-dependent oxidoreductase, whose product is MSIPETVLITGASTGIGATYAERFAQRGHNLVLVARDKSRLDALSSRLREQHGVSIDVIQADLTQTNDLITVEARLRDDARIGILVNNAGAAQSGSFIEQSTDSIANLVALNTTALVRLASAIAPRLAHAGNGAIINIGSVVGLAPEFGMSVYGATKAFVLFLSQGLSLELSPKGVYVQAVLPAATRTEIWERAGIDINTLSEVMNVSDLVDAALVGFDRREPVTIPPLQDAARWDALQSARQGLLSEIRQSVVAERYQAQA
- a CDS encoding NADP-dependent oxidoreductase, whose protein sequence is MKAFLIDRYGENHGHIGEVPVPEPGIYDVLVKVHASSVNMLDSKIAKGEFKLILPYSFPLILGNDLAGVVVRVGSGVQHFKPGDEVYARPPESRIGTFAEMIAVEESALALKPNNITLQEAASLPLVALTAWQVLVETARLKKGQKVFIHAGSGGVGTVAIQLAKHLGAFVATTTSTSNVAWVKALGADVVIDYTQQKFENVLRDYDVVLNSLGPVELEKSLSILKPGGQLISISGPPTAEFAKEQKLFWGLGWVMRLLSSGIRRKARKQNVSYAFVFMRASGAQLKKITALVESGVITPVIDRSFPFESTAEALSYVERGRAKGKVIIKLI
- a CDS encoding oxidoreductase → MKTSSERTAIVTGASSGIGQATAEALLRAGYRVFGTSRKAGASPTQVSMLTCDVTDDNSVSALVSTVLAQTGRIDLLVNNAGIGLLGGAEEFSIPQVQALFDVNLFGVIRMTNAVLPSMRQRGQGRIINIGSILGLIPAPYSAHYSAVKHALEGYSESLDHEVRAFDIRVSVIEPAFVRTVFDQNSIEPDAPLKEYDQARSGFRALLGEVMPKADLPEVVAAVIVKAATDFQPQHRYTAGKTARQISLLRRFAPAGLFDKALRKQFRLPV
- a CDS encoding anti-virulence regulator CigR family protein; this translates as MFKSRSLVAAVTCLALAVGSVAAVADPGNGKGQGNGKGNSQGGQGHGNQGNKGKGSSGDDWARGPSIDRGGVLGVVGGYRDYWRPGPSLPPGIQKNLARGKPLPPGIAKKLDGRLLGRLPHYDGYEWQQAGTDLILVAIASGIIYEVLNGAFD
- a CDS encoding methyl-accepting chemotaxis protein — encoded protein: MNVRNMNLAPRSAAFFSLIVLVVFALGIVAVMQMGKLRESEQDVETNWMASIREIGKMQVGVLRLRLESIRITVTTDEQQRQTRIASLSGYRSTLKDTISHYEPLVTGPAENELYRAVEGDVQQYFKLLDELEPLLRSGDDAAAVALINTRISPMTNTLQDNLNKLADFNDEGAKRSGLDAAATYSNGVTLVIGLLVATVILTVVLAAMLTRSITTPISDALAVAERIAGSDLSKEVVIIGRDEAGRLLAALAKMQGNLRETIARIADSSTQLASASEEMTAVTEEASRGLVRQNDEVNQAATAVTEMSAAVDEVARNADAAAQSSRESMEFTRSGIENVAQTLKAIESLASNVASTGDQVKALSGKAQDISKVVEVIRAIAEQTNLLALNAAIEAARAGEQGRGFAVVADEVRALAHRTQQSTQEIEQMISAIQADSTQAVGAMNVSAQMASSSISVAQNADLSLKQIAEAIAQINDRNLLIATASEEQAQVAREADQNLTSIRELSIQSSAGANQTASACSEMANLAIELNHLVARFKV